A portion of the Fulvia fulva chromosome 1, complete sequence genome contains these proteins:
- a CDS encoding putative maintenance of ploidy protein mob1: MTSFMNTINSSARSRATASFQPTKRQKGTNSWQLKQFAEATLGSGSLRKVVQLPEGEDRDEWLAVNVVDFYNQINLLYGAITEFCSPQSCPEMKATDEFEYLWHDPPAFPKPTRLPAPTYISHLLTWTSNHLSNPSVFPTHPGVVFPSNFQQTIRTIFKRLYRIYAHIYCHHYGVVRGLGLEAHLNTGFKHYVLFVEEFNLADEKGNKKGEWYGPLGELVESMLRSD; encoded by the exons ATGACCTCGTTCATGAACACAAT CAACAGTAGCGCTCGAAGCCGCGCAACAGCCTCGTTCCAGCCAACAAAGCGACAGAAGGGTACCAACAGCTGGCAGCTCAAGCAGTTCGCCGAAGCCACTCTCGGAAGCGGCAGTCTACGAAAGGTCGTCCAGCTACCAGAAGGCGAAGATCGGGATGAGTGGTTGGCCGTCAATG TGGTCGACTTCTACAACCAGATCAACCTCCTCTACGGCGCCATCACCGAGTTCTGCTCGCCTCAATCATGCCCGGAGATGAAAGCCACCGACGAGTTCGAGTACCTCTGGCACGATCCGCCAGCATTCCCCAAGCCGACACGCCTTCCAGCACCTACCTACATCTCCCATCTCCTCACCTGGACCTCCAATCACCTCTCGAATCCCTCCGTCTTCCCGACACACCCAGGCGTCGTCTTCCCGTCGAACTTCCAGCAAACGATACGCACCATCTTCAAGAGACTGTACAGAATCTACGCGCACATATACTGCCATCACTATGGCGTTGTGAGGGGCCTTGGGCTGGAGGCGCACCTCAACACAGGCTTCAAGCACTATGTTCTGTTCGTCGAGGAGTTCAACCTGGCAGATGAGAAGGGCAACAAGAAGGGGGAGTGGTATGGACCGCTTGGAGAGCTGGTTGAAAGCATGCTACGCAGCGACTAA
- a CDS encoding Diphosphoinositol polyphosphate phosphohydrolase aps1 yields the protein MAQQQDIGTLKPARTGRDKQRYGPNGERLVAGVVPLSADRHQVLMIQSSGRKGWVLPKGGWETDEGTQQEAACREAWEEAGIICKVEKDLGTISEKRTESQIKKYGVTAPRASYQFYEVKVIETRENWPERHKRERKWMSYRTARQLLEGRPELLEALERSNIRR from the exons ATGGCCCAGCAACAGGACATTGGCACACTCAAGCCGGCAAGGACCGGTAGAGACAAACAGAG GTACGGACCCAATGGCGAGCGCCTCGTAGCCGGCGTGGTACCACTTTCAGCAGACCGCCACCAAGTCCTCATGATCCAAAGCTCTGGCCGAAAAGGCTGGGTCCTGCCGAAAGGAGGGTGGGAGACCGACGAAGGAACACAACAAGAAGCCGCATGTCGTGAAGCCTGGGAGGAGGCCGGCATCATATGCAAAGTGGAgaaggacctgggcaccATCAGTGAGAAGCGGACCGAGTCTCAAATCAAAAAGTACGGCGTAACAGCACCACGGGCCAGCTACCAATTTTACGAGGTGAAAGTAATCGAGACGAGGGAGAATTGGCCAGAGCGACATAAGAGAGAGCGGAAATGGATGAGCTATCGCACCGCGAGACAGTTGCTAGAGGGCCGTCCTGAGCTTCTCGAAGCGCTCGAGAGGAGCAATATCAGGCGGTAG
- a CDS encoding Arginyl-tRNA--protein transferase 1, translated as MFIVTALASTSQLASMQNSNSDSSSSPDPARLSLLTPIGYQSSDCGYCKSEESSQRTPDSRASYYARAKVLGPEHYQKLMDRGWRRSGTLIYLPDASRSCCPHYTIKLPASEFRPSRDQRQALHRWNKFVLGEKYIKEVEKQFPKTKEEKKRLKDTFDLEQVVHESGRPNLRPSIEPDHRFEVTLEPDKFTEEKFGLFENYQRHVHHEEDGDITASGFKRFLCSSPVSRQTDSDGKKLGSFHQCYRLDGRLIAMAVLDLLPHAVSGVYFIYHSDFEKWSFGKLSALREACLALEQGYQYYYMGYYIHGCKKMRYKGDYKPQYVLDYDSLQWDPLNDDMKFLMEHSKYASMSRHRLKEAGSLPDEEDKPMHPTPTEAMQSGLSLLQLGMPGVLTLDQLHQEVELDHMKVHLGRGSVHEIQNISTWDSGSDLDQSSLRGIFAELAAVLGPDVAKEAIIDFG; from the exons ATGTTCATCGTGACGGCACTTGCATCCACGTCCCAGCTTGCCAGCATGCAGAACAGCAACAGCGACAGCAGCAGCTCTCCCGACCCAGCACGGCTATCGCTGTTAACACCTATAG GTTATCAAAGCAGCGACTGCGGATACTGCAAATCAGAAGAGTCAAGTCAGCGAACTCCCGATTCCC GTGCTTCGTACTATGCACGAGCGAAAGTCCTCGGTCCTGAACACTACCAAAAGCTCATGGACCGTGGTTGGAGGCGATCCGGCACCCTGATCTACCTCCCGGATGCGTCCAGAAGCTGCTGTCCGCACTACACAATCAA ATTACCTGCCTCTGAGTTCAGGCCTTCTCGTGATCAGCGTCAGGCGCTCCATCGATGGAACAAGTTCGTTCTTGGCGAGAAGTACATCAAGGAGGTCGAGAAGCAATTTCCCAAGACGAAAGA GGAGAAGAAACGCCTCAAAGACACCTTCGACCTCGAGCAGGTAGTCCACGAAAGCGGGCGTCCCAATTTGAGGCCTAGCATTGAACCGGACCACCGCTTCGAGGTGACGCTTGAGCCAGACAAATTCACCGAGGAGAAGTTCGGGCTGTTCGAGAATTACCAACGACACGTACACCACGAAGAGGACGGTGATATCACCGCATCCGGATTCAAGCGCTTCTTGTGCTCCTCCCCAGTATCAAGACAGACAGACAGCGATGGTAAGAAGCTGGGCAGCTTTCATCAATGCTATCGCCTCGATGGACGCCTCATTGCTATGGCCGTTCTGGACCTACTTCCTCATGCTGTCAGTGGCGTGTATTTCATTTACCATAGTGACTTCGAGAAGTGGTCGTTTGGGAAGTTGTCGGCTCTTCGGGAGGCATGCTTGGCCCTCGAGCAAGGTTACCAGTACTACTACATGGGCTACTACATCCACGGTTGCAAGAAGATGCGCTACAAAGGCGACTACAAGCCACAATATGTTTTGGACTACGACAGTCTCCAGTGGGATCCCCTGAATGACGACATGAAGTTCCTCATGGAACACAGCAAATACGCCAGCATGTCGAGGCACCGTCTGAAGGAGGCCGGCAGCCTGCCTGACGAGGAGGACAAGCCTATGCATCCCACACCAACTGAGGCAATGCAGTCTGGTCTATCACTACTTCAGCTCGGCATGCCCGGAGTCTTGACATTAGATCAGCTACACCAAGAGGTGGAACTTGATCACATGAAAGTCCATCTTGGCCGCGGGAGTGTTCACGAGATTCAG AACATCTCAACCTGGGACTCAGGCTCAGATCTCGACCAATCGTCCCTACGCGGCATCTTCGCTGAGCTCGCCGCCGTGCTTGGACCCGACGTTGCAAAGGAAGCCATCATTGACTTTGGCTGA